In Pelmatolapia mariae isolate MD_Pm_ZW linkage group LG2, Pm_UMD_F_2, whole genome shotgun sequence, one DNA window encodes the following:
- the LOC134636688 gene encoding zinc finger and SCAN domain-containing protein 20-like isoform X2, which translates to MAVHRCHGRGVYSGSHVVRLLPLEANHRRKQQWQPAVVIKTASIKQRTMESVRSAFHAQLATVMDSLLAAAVCEIAKIFESSLCEQQAELAQKTEELSILRCKLEKVERKQKAKGGGSEEGEMSSGDREGSLRQQTLTGSDPVEGVSQSLGKLKEEVKGQDGTSVKHERAGSRPGLGSFTAQAPERSLAAGDEMQIDALTATQAKTKLSHWDQSSRGADHRALQDQASAPFLSISQSGRCSPRPDPSLTQPGEWLPGLDTTRGGVSSLENLQADSTSCTGAASSSSGTDAPCFRPGFGSDETSNEDDDNSFPFLDQEPENQNSNQNAERGAQQDQSQAPPGESLWRPRDERGGRASMNNTRRVTNFGNRDPLRPQSNTQLLTLRHTNALSHNPASSGGNGRPYTCPYCTKCFTYPSHQRRHLLRHTGVRLHPCQFCEKSFLTPSELTVHTRTHTGERPFGCAQCGKRFARSGNLRAHQRDVHMGKRPFACTECGKRFAHRGNLRVHNHRVHQGDPYYMDNQQEPDIVPNPI; encoded by the exons ATGGCAGTTCATAGATGCCACGGCAGAGGAGTGTATAGCGGTAGCCACGTCGTCCGTCTACTCCCTCTGGAGGCAAACCACAGAAGAAAACAGCAGTGGCAACCAGCTGTTGTCATTAAAACAGCATCCATAAAACAAAGGACAATGGAGTCTGTGAGGAGCGCTTTCCATGCTCAGCTGGCCACCGTCATGGACTCACTGCTGGCAGCCGCTGTGTGCGAGATAGCCAAGATCTTTGAGAGCAGCCTGTGTGAACAGCAGGCGGAGCTGGCGCAGAAAACCGAGGAGCTCTCCATCCTCCGGTGTAAGCTGGAGAAAGTGGAGAGGAAGCAGAAGGCAAAGGGTGGAGGGAGCGAGGAAGGAGAGATGTCCTCAGGAGACAGAGAGGGCAGCTTGAGGCAACAGACCCTGACAGGATCAG ACCCAGTAGAAGGAGTCAGCCAGAGCCTTGGTAAACTGAAggaggaggtcaaaggtcaggatGGAACTTCAGTAAAGCACGAG CGTGCTGGGTCACGGCCTGGCCTGGGGTCTTTCACAGCCCAAGCGCCAGAGAGAAGCCTCGCAGCTGGGGATGAGATGCAGATTGATGCCCTGACTGCTACACAAGCTAAGACAAAAT TATCTCACTGGGATCAGAGCAGTCGTGGTGCAGACCACAGAGCCCTTCAGGATCAAGCCTCTGCCCCATTTCTCTCCATCTCCCAGAGTGGACGCTGCTCCCCCAGACCTGACCCTAGCCTGACTCAACCAGGTGAGTGGTTACCTGGGTTGGACACCACCCGAGGTGGGGTGTCCAGTCTGGAGAACCTGCAGGCAGACAGCACCAGCTGCACTGGTGCAGCTAGCAGCAGCTCTGGCACAGATGCGCCCTGCTTTAGACCTGGTTTTGGCTCAGATGAGACCAGTAACGAAGACGATGACAACTCTTTCCCATTTCTGGACCAGGAGCCTGAGAACCAGAACTCCAATCAGAACGCAGAGAGGGGGGCCCAGCAGGATCAATCCCAAGCCCCACCTGGTGAGTCACTATGGAGACCAAGAGACGAGAGGGGTGGGAGAGCCTCCATGAATAACACGCGGCGAGTCACAAATTTTGGAAACAGAGATCCTCTCCGACCCCAGTCTAATACACAGCTGCTCACTTTACGACACACAAACGCTCTTAGCCACAATCCAGCTTCAAGTGGAGGGAACGGCCGACCTTACACCTGCCCATACTGCACAAAGTGTTTTACGTACCCCTCCCACCAGCGCAGACACCTTTTACGCCACACAGGAGTCAGACTGCATCCCTGTCAGTTTTGTGAAAAGAGCTTCCTCACTCCCTCTGAGCTCACTGTGCACACTCGCACACATACAGGGGAGCGGCCTTTTGGCTGTGCTCAGTGTGGTAAACGTTTCGCCCGCAGCGGGAACCTGAGAGCGCACCAACGGGACGTTCACATGGGGAAGAGGCCCTTTGCTTGCACAGAGTGCGGAAAGAGATTTGCCCACAGGGGAAACCTTAGGGTGCACAATCACAGAGTCCACCAAGGAGATCCCTACTACATGGATAACCAGCAGGAGCCTGACATAGTCCCAAATCccatttaa
- the LOC134636688 gene encoding zinc finger and SCAN domain-containing protein 20-like isoform X1: MAVHRCHGRGVYSGSHVVRLLPLEANHRRKQQWQPAVVIKTASIKQRTMESVRSAFHAQLATVMDSLLAAAVCEIAKIFESSLCEQQAELAQKTEELSILRCKLEKVERKQKAKGGGSEEGEMSSGDREGSLRQQTLTGSGLNMGKDVSSHSDPVEGVSQSLGKLKEEVKGQDGTSVKHERAGSRPGLGSFTAQAPERSLAAGDEMQIDALTATQAKTKLSHWDQSSRGADHRALQDQASAPFLSISQSGRCSPRPDPSLTQPGEWLPGLDTTRGGVSSLENLQADSTSCTGAASSSSGTDAPCFRPGFGSDETSNEDDDNSFPFLDQEPENQNSNQNAERGAQQDQSQAPPGESLWRPRDERGGRASMNNTRRVTNFGNRDPLRPQSNTQLLTLRHTNALSHNPASSGGNGRPYTCPYCTKCFTYPSHQRRHLLRHTGVRLHPCQFCEKSFLTPSELTVHTRTHTGERPFGCAQCGKRFARSGNLRAHQRDVHMGKRPFACTECGKRFAHRGNLRVHNHRVHQGDPYYMDNQQEPDIVPNPI, encoded by the exons ATGGCAGTTCATAGATGCCACGGCAGAGGAGTGTATAGCGGTAGCCACGTCGTCCGTCTACTCCCTCTGGAGGCAAACCACAGAAGAAAACAGCAGTGGCAACCAGCTGTTGTCATTAAAACAGCATCCATAAAACAAAGGACAATGGAGTCTGTGAGGAGCGCTTTCCATGCTCAGCTGGCCACCGTCATGGACTCACTGCTGGCAGCCGCTGTGTGCGAGATAGCCAAGATCTTTGAGAGCAGCCTGTGTGAACAGCAGGCGGAGCTGGCGCAGAAAACCGAGGAGCTCTCCATCCTCCGGTGTAAGCTGGAGAAAGTGGAGAGGAAGCAGAAGGCAAAGGGTGGAGGGAGCGAGGAAGGAGAGATGTCCTCAGGAGACAGAGAGGGCAGCTTGAGGCAACAGACCCTGACAGGATCAG GACTGAATATGGGAAAAGATGTCTCTTCTCATTCAGACCCAGTAGAAGGAGTCAGCCAGAGCCTTGGTAAACTGAAggaggaggtcaaaggtcaggatGGAACTTCAGTAAAGCACGAG CGTGCTGGGTCACGGCCTGGCCTGGGGTCTTTCACAGCCCAAGCGCCAGAGAGAAGCCTCGCAGCTGGGGATGAGATGCAGATTGATGCCCTGACTGCTACACAAGCTAAGACAAAAT TATCTCACTGGGATCAGAGCAGTCGTGGTGCAGACCACAGAGCCCTTCAGGATCAAGCCTCTGCCCCATTTCTCTCCATCTCCCAGAGTGGACGCTGCTCCCCCAGACCTGACCCTAGCCTGACTCAACCAGGTGAGTGGTTACCTGGGTTGGACACCACCCGAGGTGGGGTGTCCAGTCTGGAGAACCTGCAGGCAGACAGCACCAGCTGCACTGGTGCAGCTAGCAGCAGCTCTGGCACAGATGCGCCCTGCTTTAGACCTGGTTTTGGCTCAGATGAGACCAGTAACGAAGACGATGACAACTCTTTCCCATTTCTGGACCAGGAGCCTGAGAACCAGAACTCCAATCAGAACGCAGAGAGGGGGGCCCAGCAGGATCAATCCCAAGCCCCACCTGGTGAGTCACTATGGAGACCAAGAGACGAGAGGGGTGGGAGAGCCTCCATGAATAACACGCGGCGAGTCACAAATTTTGGAAACAGAGATCCTCTCCGACCCCAGTCTAATACACAGCTGCTCACTTTACGACACACAAACGCTCTTAGCCACAATCCAGCTTCAAGTGGAGGGAACGGCCGACCTTACACCTGCCCATACTGCACAAAGTGTTTTACGTACCCCTCCCACCAGCGCAGACACCTTTTACGCCACACAGGAGTCAGACTGCATCCCTGTCAGTTTTGTGAAAAGAGCTTCCTCACTCCCTCTGAGCTCACTGTGCACACTCGCACACATACAGGGGAGCGGCCTTTTGGCTGTGCTCAGTGTGGTAAACGTTTCGCCCGCAGCGGGAACCTGAGAGCGCACCAACGGGACGTTCACATGGGGAAGAGGCCCTTTGCTTGCACAGAGTGCGGAAAGAGATTTGCCCACAGGGGAAACCTTAGGGTGCACAATCACAGAGTCCACCAAGGAGATCCCTACTACATGGATAACCAGCAGGAGCCTGACATAGTCCCAAATCccatttaa